Proteins encoded together in one Papaver somniferum cultivar HN1 unplaced genomic scaffold, ASM357369v1 unplaced-scaffold_21, whole genome shotgun sequence window:
- the LOC113339664 gene encoding protein ACCELERATED CELL DEATH 6-like produces the protein MADAQGLDNVPVPIQIIDVPGPPNYNHYLPLYDAALNGDWDSALKFIEANEGAQNPIINDIQRTALHVAAGAGQSEFVIELVKTMDSEVLEQIDSANGDTALHFASLNASLDAVRAIRKKNKLSTQIRNTKGWTPLLLCAAYVTKDRKDILEYLCIKTKKDLESDMLPPNDHEAPIFSEYLGAELVCNVTAAGFYDVAFYLVKNYRNLATAQDGDGCTMLDVLAKKNSDFPSGTKLGFWKRRIYSLPGIKQVYLKKLVHVQALELLKCVCLEISSMPTKEDILVFLGSAVTHRKGKIFGIMYGTSPKKRLMACWRVESGNNILHLAARLPRPEVLSVVAGAALQMQRELQWFKEVEEIVQPTYKESENEENETPKDVFAREHQGLAEKGEKWLKDTASSCMVVGTLIITVVFAAAFTVPGGNYQDSDIIRKGTPIFLYEKPFTVFVVADVLAFFSSVMSVLMFLSILTSRYAMEDFLELLPKRLIVGLATLFFSIAAMMVAFSATLCMVLNQRLSWAFVPIGVIATFPVYLYVFLQFPLLIDMIHSTYWPDLFHGDSELA, from the exons ATGGCAGATGCACAAGGACTGGATAATGTGCCAGTTCCTATACAAATTATCGATGTTCCTG GCCCGCCGAACTATAACCACTACCTTCCGTTGTATGATGCTGCGTTAAACGGTGACTGGGATAGTGCCTTGAAGTTCATCGAAGCCAATGAAGGTGCACAGAACCCAATCATCAATGACATCCAGAGGACCGCATTGCATGTTGCAGCTGGTGCAGGACAATCTGAGTTTGTAATAGAGCTGGTGAAAACCAtggactcagaagtacttgaaCAAATAGATTCTGCTAACGGTGATACAGCCCTTCACTTTGCTTCTCTTAACGCAAGCCTCGATGCTGTCAGAGCAATAAGGAAAAAGAACAAGCTTTCAACACAAATCCGTAATACAAAGGGGTGGACTCCGCTCCTACTTTGTGCTGCCTATGTTACCAAAGATCGAAAAGATATACTTGAGTATCTTTGCATTAAGACTAAAAAGGACCTGGAAAGCGATATGCTACCTCCTAATGACCATGAGGCGCCAATATTCTCCGAATATCTTGGCGCTGAACTTGTATGCAATGTAACTGCTGCTGGTTTCTACG ATGTTGCCTTTTATCTGGTAAAAAATTACAGAAATTTAGCCActgcccaagatggagatggatgCACGATGCTAGATGTTTTAGCTAAGAAAAATTCTGATTTCCCAAGTGGAACTAAGCTTGGGTTTTGGAAACGACGAATTTATTCAC TTCCTGGCATCAAACAAGTCTACCTCAAAAAATTGGTACATGTTCAAGCTTTGGAGCTgttaaaatgtgtttgtttagaaATTTCAAGCATGCCTACTAAAGAAGATATATTGGTGTTCCTGGGATCAG CGGTGACACATCGGAAAGGAAAGATCTTTGGTATCATGTATGGGACGAGTCCAAAAAAGAGGCTCATGGCCTGTTGGAGAGTGGAATCAGGAAATAACATTTTACATTTGGCTGCAAGATTACCTCGTCCAGAAGTACTAAGTGTTGTTGCTGGTGCTGCTCTGCAAATGCAACGAGAGCTACAATGGTTCAAG GAAGTGGAGGAGATTGTTCAGCCAACATACAAGGAGTCAGAAAATGAGGAAAATGAAACACCGAAAGATGTTTTTGCAAGAGAGCATCAAGGTTTAGCAGAAAAAGGGGAGAAATGGCTGAAAGATACTGCTTCATCATGTATGGTAGTAGGCACCCTTATTATTACAGTTGTGTTCGCTGCAGCTTTTACAGTCCCAGGAGGCAATTACCAAGACAGTGACATCATCCGCAAAGGCACGCCAATATTTCTATACGAAAAACCATTTACAGTTTTTGTCGTAGCAGATGTCTTGGCTTTCTTCTCATCCGTCATGTCAGTTCTCATGTTCCTATCTATCTTGACTTCGCGTTATGCTATGGAAGATTTTCTGGAGCTATTGCCGAAAAGGTTGATAGTAGGCCTTGCCACACTCTTCTTCTCTATCGCTGCCATGATGGTAGCCTTCAGTGCAACACTTTGTATGGTACTTAACCAGAGACTATCATGGGCTTTTGTGCCAATTGGAGTAATTGCTACTTTCCCTGTATACTTATATGTGTTTCTGCAGTTTCCTTTGCTCATTGATATGATCCATTCTACTTATTGGCCTGATCTCTTCCATGGAGACTCGGAGCTAGCATGA